The following are encoded together in the Geobacter sulfurreducens PCA genome:
- a CDS encoding methyl-accepting chemotaxis protein has translation MLGKKLAFKVLAILGICLSLGLFTLGSVAGWLQFRSSLDLQLKNARNLAGLIIHDIDGYMMKGDSSEVDRFISAVKSKNFIMDLRVFDEQAKEVSPTPSQTPNAKIQQAIAAGRTLEFKETLDGKRTLSLVLPFPNEQRCQSCHDAGAAYLGGLLVTTSIEEGYEGARHLLIMLAVVGTVFFLVLLACMYFFFSKTIIAPIADVSRQVDELASGGGDLTRVLPVRTQDEIGNLAGGINRLTSTIQGIITRIAQNAAQLASAASQLNVTSADMARSMEAVAGQATTVATASEQMASTSQEIAGSCSIAADGAMQATETARDGAEVVERTIAVMASIADRVKDTARTVESLGSRSDQIGEIIGTIEDIADQTNLLALNAAIEAARAGEQGRGFAVVADEVRALAERTTRATKEIGSMIKSIQQETRGAVTSMEEGVHEVTRGTDEASRSGESLQAILQRVSDVTGQVNQIATAAEEQNATTGEITRNIQDITDTVQSTARGAQDSAQAAGQLASLARELQELVGKFKIGA, from the coding sequence ATGTTGGGTAAAAAGCTGGCATTCAAAGTTCTGGCGATTCTCGGGATATGCCTTTCGCTTGGCCTCTTCACGCTGGGGTCGGTGGCGGGATGGCTCCAGTTCAGATCATCCCTCGATCTTCAGCTCAAGAATGCCCGTAATCTGGCCGGGCTCATCATTCACGACATTGACGGCTATATGATGAAGGGCGACTCCTCGGAAGTGGACCGCTTCATCTCCGCGGTCAAGAGCAAGAATTTCATCATGGACCTCAGGGTTTTCGACGAGCAGGCCAAAGAGGTGTCGCCAACCCCCTCCCAGACCCCCAACGCCAAGATCCAGCAGGCCATTGCCGCCGGCCGCACCCTTGAATTCAAGGAGACCCTGGACGGCAAGCGCACCCTGAGCCTGGTCCTTCCCTTCCCCAACGAGCAGCGCTGCCAGAGTTGCCACGACGCTGGCGCCGCCTACCTGGGCGGACTCCTGGTCACCACCTCCATCGAAGAAGGCTATGAGGGCGCCCGCCACCTGCTCATCATGCTGGCCGTGGTGGGAACAGTTTTCTTCCTGGTGCTCCTGGCCTGCATGTACTTCTTCTTCAGCAAGACGATCATCGCACCCATTGCCGATGTCTCGCGCCAGGTGGACGAACTTGCCAGCGGCGGCGGCGACCTGACCAGAGTCCTGCCGGTGCGGACCCAGGACGAGATCGGCAACCTGGCCGGCGGCATCAACCGGCTCACGTCGACCATCCAGGGCATCATCACCCGCATCGCCCAGAACGCCGCGCAACTGGCATCGGCGGCAAGCCAGCTCAACGTTACGTCGGCGGACATGGCCCGGAGCATGGAAGCGGTAGCCGGCCAGGCCACGACCGTTGCTACGGCCAGCGAGCAGATGGCCTCCACCTCCCAGGAGATCGCGGGAAGCTGTTCAATCGCCGCCGACGGCGCCATGCAGGCTACCGAAACGGCCCGGGACGGAGCGGAGGTGGTGGAACGGACCATCGCCGTCATGGCGAGCATCGCCGACCGGGTGAAGGACACGGCCCGGACCGTGGAAAGCCTCGGCAGCAGGAGCGACCAGATCGGCGAGATCATCGGCACTATCGAGGACATTGCCGACCAGACCAATCTGCTGGCCCTCAACGCCGCCATCGAGGCAGCCCGGGCCGGTGAGCAGGGGCGCGGCTTCGCCGTGGTGGCCGACGAGGTCAGGGCCCTGGCCGAACGCACCACCCGGGCCACGAAAGAGATCGGCTCCATGATCAAGAGCATCCAGCAGGAGACCCGCGGTGCGGTCACTTCCATGGAAGAGGGAGTTCACGAGGTCACCCGCGGCACCGACGAGGCCTCGCGCTCGGGCGAATCGCTCCAGGCGATCCTCCAGCGCGTCTCCGACGTGACTGGGCAGGTGAACCAGATCGCCACTGCCGCCGAGGAGCAGAACGCCACCACCGGCGAGATCACCAGGAACATCCAGGACATCACCGATACGGTCCAGAGTACGGCCCGCGGTGCGCAGGACTCCGCTCAGGCGGCCGGCCAGCTGGCCAGCCTGGCGCGTGAGCTGCAGGAACTGGTGGGTAAATTCAAGATCGGTGCCTGA
- a CDS encoding type 1 glutamine amidotransferase, with protein sequence MLVMIQNDSEVPPGIFGDFLREERIPFSLVHPCAGDPLPLPAEVTAAIVLGGAMGVHDTEKHPFLETVKAFIGGCVAAGRPYLGICLGGQLLADVFGAPVTSGADGEKGTFPVDLTVEGERDPLFAGIPRRFITFQWHDDTFAVPTGGVLLASSAVCLRQAFRVGDRAWGLQFHPEVNREIVGAWARWSGDTAPDAESFLAAFAAAETEYRAASRLMLGNFLVAAGMKRAR encoded by the coding sequence ATGCTGGTCATGATCCAGAACGATTCCGAAGTGCCGCCGGGAATCTTCGGTGATTTTCTGCGGGAGGAGCGCATTCCCTTCAGCCTTGTGCATCCCTGCGCCGGCGATCCGCTGCCGCTGCCGGCCGAGGTGACGGCGGCCATCGTGCTGGGCGGCGCCATGGGGGTCCACGACACGGAGAAACATCCGTTTCTCGAAACGGTCAAGGCGTTCATCGGTGGCTGCGTGGCGGCCGGCCGCCCCTACCTGGGCATCTGTCTCGGCGGGCAGCTCCTCGCCGACGTGTTCGGGGCGCCGGTCACCTCCGGTGCCGACGGCGAGAAAGGGACTTTCCCCGTTGACCTGACCGTCGAGGGGGAGCGCGATCCGCTCTTTGCCGGCATTCCCCGGCGTTTCATCACGTTCCAGTGGCATGACGACACCTTTGCCGTTCCCACCGGCGGCGTCCTGCTGGCCTCGTCCGCCGTCTGCCTCCGCCAGGCGTTCCGGGTGGGCGACCGGGCATGGGGGCTCCAGTTCCACCCGGAGGTGAACCGGGAGATCGTTGGCGCCTGGGCCCGGTGGAGCGGGGATACGGCACCGGACGCGGAGAGCTTCCTGGCGGCTTTTGCCGCTGCCGAGACGGAGTATCGGGCGGCGTCCCGGCTGATGCTGGGCAATTTTCTCGTGGCTGCGGGGATGAAGCGAGCCCGATAA
- a CDS encoding uracil-xanthine permease family protein, whose amino-acid sequence MTHHQEPVWRQAIAGAQILFVAFGALVLVPILTGLNPSMALLGAGIGTLIFQACTGRKVPIFLGSSFAFIAPIIYSVQTWGIPATLSGLFASGALYLMLALLIKMRGVAFIHRIMPPVVVGPIIMLIGLGLAGVAVNLAMGKTGDGKAVLVDYQTALLVAGVSLATTVVIALKAKGIFRLIPILAGVTVGYSLSAFLGLVNFSTIAAAPWFAMPPFVAPQWSWPAVFFMIPVALAPAIEHVGDIIAIGAVTGRDYTARPGLHRTMLGDGLAVCVAGLIGGPPVTTYSEVTGAVMITRNHNPVIMTWAACIAILMAFFGKFNALLQSIPTPVMGGIMILLFGSIAAVGLNTLIHARVDMHRPRNLVIVSLVLVFGIGGLTLQAGWVTLQGVSLCGITAVLLNLFLPKEKRDSAQQAF is encoded by the coding sequence ATGACCCACCACCAGGAACCGGTCTGGCGCCAGGCCATCGCCGGCGCGCAGATACTCTTCGTCGCCTTCGGCGCCCTCGTGCTGGTGCCGATCCTCACCGGGCTCAACCCGAGCATGGCCCTGCTGGGCGCCGGCATCGGCACCCTGATCTTCCAGGCGTGCACCGGGCGCAAGGTCCCCATCTTCCTTGGCTCCTCCTTCGCGTTCATCGCGCCGATCATCTACAGCGTCCAGACCTGGGGCATCCCGGCCACCCTGTCGGGGCTCTTCGCCTCCGGCGCGCTCTATCTGATGCTGGCGCTGCTCATCAAGATGCGGGGCGTCGCATTCATCCACCGGATCATGCCCCCCGTGGTGGTGGGCCCCATCATCATGCTCATCGGCCTGGGGCTCGCCGGCGTGGCGGTCAACCTGGCCATGGGCAAGACCGGCGACGGCAAGGCAGTGCTGGTCGATTACCAGACGGCCCTCCTGGTGGCCGGCGTATCCCTTGCCACCACCGTGGTCATTGCCCTCAAGGCAAAGGGCATCTTCCGGCTCATACCGATCCTTGCGGGGGTTACAGTGGGCTACAGCCTCTCGGCGTTTCTGGGGCTGGTGAACTTCAGCACCATCGCCGCGGCCCCCTGGTTCGCCATGCCCCCCTTCGTGGCACCCCAGTGGAGCTGGCCGGCGGTCTTCTTCATGATCCCTGTGGCGCTGGCCCCGGCCATCGAGCATGTGGGCGACATCATCGCCATCGGGGCCGTTACGGGGCGCGACTACACCGCCCGGCCGGGGCTCCACCGTACCATGCTCGGCGACGGGCTGGCGGTCTGCGTGGCCGGACTCATCGGTGGTCCGCCGGTGACCACCTATTCCGAGGTGACCGGCGCGGTCATGATCACCCGCAACCACAACCCCGTCATCATGACCTGGGCCGCCTGCATCGCCATCCTCATGGCCTTTTTCGGCAAGTTCAACGCCCTGCTCCAGTCCATTCCCACCCCGGTCATGGGAGGGATCATGATCCTGCTGTTCGGCAGCATTGCCGCCGTGGGCCTCAATACCCTCATCCATGCCCGGGTCGACATGCACCGCCCCCGCAACCTGGTAATCGTGTCGCTGGTGCTTGTATTCGGCATCGGCGGCCTGACCCTCCAGGCCGGCTGGGTGACTCTCCAGGGGGTGAGCCTCTGCGGCATCACCGCCGTGCTCCTGAACCTCTTCCTGCCCAAGGAGAAAAGAGACAGCGCCCAGCAGGCATTCTGA
- a CDS encoding ammonium transporter translates to MKWKRSIITLALAAAAFMAPAAVLAEEAKAPAVAATQAAVTSAQAAPAAVAPAEAAPAAAEAPKVAEPVLNTGNTAWMLVCAALVLLMLPGLALFYGGMVRSKNVLSTLMHSFVAMGIVGVQWAVIGYSLAFGPDMGGMGLVGDFSRALLNGMISFKDGAPVYTLWQNVTSEPNAIPEYVFAMFQGMFAMITVALISGAMAERVKFSAYCVFVLLWTTLVYDPLAHWVWMVDGWLFKKGALDFAGGTVVHLSSGISALAFLVFLGKRHGFPHERMAPHNLSMTMLGVGLLWFGWFGFNAGSAVVGVNNVDAAGGLAGLAFATTTIAPAAGGLAWMIAEWIHAGRPSALGFGSGVVAGLVGITPAAGFVQPGAAIIIGLGAGVICYLGVLMKAKLKYDDSLDAFGVHGVGGTFGALVTGVFATVGATGLLSGNVSQFITQVIGVVSAGAYAFIVTLVIAFILDKTIGLRVEKEDEIMGLDQTQHSESAYN, encoded by the coding sequence ATGAAGTGGAAACGTTCGATCATCACACTTGCCCTGGCCGCCGCAGCCTTCATGGCTCCGGCCGCAGTCCTCGCCGAAGAGGCCAAGGCCCCCGCCGTGGCGGCAACCCAGGCAGCCGTCACCTCCGCCCAGGCTGCTCCGGCGGCCGTTGCCCCGGCTGAGGCCGCACCGGCGGCTGCCGAAGCCCCCAAGGTGGCCGAACCGGTCCTCAATACCGGCAATACCGCCTGGATGCTCGTCTGCGCGGCCCTGGTCCTTCTGATGCTTCCCGGCCTTGCCCTCTTTTACGGCGGCATGGTCCGGAGCAAAAACGTCCTCTCAACCCTGATGCATTCCTTTGTTGCCATGGGGATCGTGGGGGTCCAGTGGGCCGTCATCGGTTACTCGCTGGCCTTCGGTCCCGACATGGGCGGCATGGGGCTTGTGGGAGACTTCAGCCGGGCGCTGCTCAACGGAATGATCAGCTTCAAGGACGGCGCGCCGGTCTACACCCTCTGGCAGAACGTGACCAGTGAACCCAACGCCATCCCCGAGTACGTCTTTGCCATGTTCCAGGGAATGTTCGCCATGATCACCGTAGCCCTCATCTCCGGCGCCATGGCCGAGCGGGTTAAGTTCTCCGCCTACTGCGTCTTTGTGCTCCTTTGGACCACCCTGGTCTACGATCCCCTGGCCCACTGGGTCTGGATGGTGGACGGCTGGCTCTTCAAGAAGGGTGCCCTGGACTTTGCCGGCGGCACCGTTGTTCACCTCTCCTCCGGTATTTCCGCCCTGGCGTTCCTCGTCTTCCTCGGCAAACGTCACGGGTTCCCCCATGAGCGTATGGCTCCCCATAACCTCTCCATGACCATGCTCGGCGTGGGGCTCCTCTGGTTCGGCTGGTTCGGGTTCAACGCGGGTTCGGCGGTAGTCGGCGTGAACAACGTTGATGCGGCCGGCGGGCTTGCGGGCCTCGCCTTCGCCACCACCACCATCGCCCCGGCAGCCGGCGGCCTGGCCTGGATGATCGCCGAATGGATCCACGCGGGCAGGCCCTCGGCACTCGGCTTCGGTTCAGGCGTGGTCGCAGGACTGGTCGGCATTACGCCCGCGGCCGGCTTTGTCCAGCCGGGCGCTGCCATCATCATCGGCCTCGGCGCCGGCGTGATCTGCTACCTGGGTGTGCTCATGAAGGCGAAGCTCAAGTATGACGACTCCCTGGATGCCTTCGGCGTGCACGGCGTGGGCGGCACCTTTGGCGCCCTCGTCACCGGCGTCTTCGCCACGGTGGGGGCCACGGGGCTCCTCTCCGGCAACGTGTCCCAGTTCATCACCCAGGTGATCGGGGTGGTGTCGGCCGGTGCCTATGCCTTCATCGTGACCCTGGTCATCGCCTTCATCCTCGACAAGACCATCGGTCTCCGGGTGGAGAAGGAAGACGAGATCATGGGCCTCGACCAGACCCAGCACTCCGAGTCGGCGTACAACTAG
- the nifV gene encoding homocitrate synthase: MEHTLKHEVIIDDTTLRDGEQTAGVVFSKKEKIAIARMLDSIGVRELECGIPAMGEDERAAVRALVDLGLSARLITWNRALVADIQASIDCGITAVDISLSVSDQMIAHKLRKDRRWVKEQLRHSLGFAKEKGLYVSVGGEDSSRADLLFLVELMEVARDMGADRFRFCDTLGILDPFTMYEKVRTLRTAVPELDIEVHTHNDLGMATANAIAGIKAGARFVNTTVNGLGERAGNAALEEVVMALKLACGCDPGIDTQRFHEISRFVGRASQRPVPPWKAVVGERVFSHESGLHADGVIKNPLNYEGFDPAEVGLRRHIVVGKHSGTSGLVERFRSMGVELAREEAAELMDEVRAVAQRLKRPLSDGDLRRLYAAGKHDRLAA, translated from the coding sequence ATGGAACATACCCTTAAGCACGAAGTCATCATCGACGACACCACTCTGCGTGACGGCGAACAGACCGCCGGGGTCGTCTTCAGCAAGAAAGAGAAGATAGCCATTGCCCGCATGCTTGACTCCATCGGGGTCCGGGAGTTGGAGTGCGGCATTCCGGCCATGGGAGAGGACGAACGCGCCGCGGTCCGGGCGCTGGTGGACCTGGGGCTCTCTGCCCGGCTCATTACCTGGAACCGGGCGCTGGTGGCCGACATCCAGGCGTCCATCGACTGCGGCATTACCGCGGTGGACATCTCCCTGTCGGTTTCCGACCAGATGATCGCCCACAAGTTGCGCAAGGACCGCCGTTGGGTAAAGGAGCAGCTCAGGCACTCCCTCGGCTTTGCGAAGGAGAAGGGGCTTTACGTTTCAGTGGGAGGGGAGGATTCGAGCCGGGCCGACCTCCTCTTCCTGGTGGAGCTCATGGAGGTCGCCCGCGATATGGGAGCCGACCGGTTCCGCTTTTGCGACACCCTCGGCATTCTCGACCCCTTCACCATGTACGAAAAGGTGCGCACGCTACGAACGGCCGTGCCGGAACTCGATATCGAAGTGCACACCCACAACGACCTGGGGATGGCCACCGCCAATGCAATCGCCGGAATCAAGGCCGGTGCCCGTTTTGTGAACACCACCGTAAACGGCCTTGGCGAACGGGCCGGCAACGCGGCTCTGGAAGAGGTGGTCATGGCGCTCAAGCTCGCCTGCGGGTGTGATCCGGGCATCGACACCCAACGCTTCCATGAGATCTCGCGCTTCGTGGGGCGTGCCTCCCAGCGGCCGGTCCCTCCCTGGAAAGCGGTGGTGGGCGAGCGGGTCTTTTCTCACGAATCGGGGCTCCACGCGGACGGCGTCATCAAGAACCCCCTCAATTACGAGGGATTCGATCCGGCGGAGGTGGGGCTTCGGCGCCACATCGTGGTGGGCAAGCATTCGGGGACGAGCGGTCTCGTGGAGCGGTTCCGGAGCATGGGGGTGGAACTGGCGCGCGAAGAGGCCGCGGAGCTGATGGATGAGGTGCGCGCCGTGGCCCAGCGGCTCAAGCGCCCCCTCTCCGACGGCGATCTCCGCCGGCTCTACGCGGCGGGAAAGCATGACCGCCTGGCAGCATGA
- a CDS encoding P-II family nitrogen regulator, with the protein MKLIEAIIKPFKLDEVKDALNEIGIEGITVSEVKGFGRQKGHTELYRGAEYVVDFIPKVKLEIAVADELVAKVVETIESTAKTGRIGDGKIFILSLDEAVRIRTGEKGNEAI; encoded by the coding sequence ATGAAGCTAATCGAGGCGATAATCAAACCGTTCAAGCTGGATGAAGTGAAGGACGCCCTCAACGAAATCGGCATCGAGGGGATCACCGTGAGCGAGGTCAAGGGATTCGGCCGCCAGAAGGGACATACCGAGTTGTACCGCGGCGCCGAGTACGTGGTGGACTTCATTCCCAAGGTAAAGCTGGAGATCGCGGTGGCTGACGAACTGGTGGCAAAGGTGGTGGAAACCATCGAAAGCACCGCCAAGACCGGACGGATCGGCGACGGCAAGATATTCATCCTTTCCCTGGACGAGGCGGTCAGGATCAGGACCGGTGAGAAGGGTAACGAAGCGATCTGA
- a CDS encoding PilZ domain-containing protein, translating to MAERNEESMKTEEPVRLVFVVEGRVAVAPYLDTVRSEVEDVTVVSSIGELFPLMAREAFNGILLDVPTLVRATSTEKAALYDLIQVFPTLRVKWDSRSATVRALFYDRVPGPGAGLGSFVRQVCACFVPRIIRRRDRVAAHLNVMVSETPAFSPEEVTRTVSLNLSLDGCFLIAVDPWPQGARLWLRMLEFDDQTPIAAEVRWRKPWGVSPGIAGAGVRFLELTDEQRKCVVDLCEQNRVVGGI from the coding sequence ATGGCAGAACGTAATGAAGAGTCGATGAAAACCGAAGAGCCTGTCCGCCTGGTATTCGTAGTAGAGGGCCGGGTGGCCGTGGCGCCGTATCTTGATACGGTGCGGAGCGAAGTGGAGGACGTGACGGTCGTCTCCTCCATCGGGGAACTTTTTCCCCTCATGGCGCGGGAGGCGTTCAACGGTATCCTCCTGGACGTTCCCACCCTGGTTCGGGCGACCAGCACGGAAAAGGCTGCCCTCTACGATCTGATCCAGGTGTTTCCCACGCTCAGGGTGAAATGGGATTCCCGCTCTGCCACGGTGCGGGCGCTTTTCTACGATCGCGTCCCCGGTCCCGGCGCCGGGCTCGGGAGCTTCGTCCGCCAGGTCTGCGCCTGTTTCGTCCCCCGCATCATCCGCCGGAGGGACCGGGTTGCCGCTCACCTGAACGTGATGGTTTCGGAAACCCCGGCGTTCAGCCCGGAAGAGGTGACGCGCACGGTCAGCCTCAATCTCTCGCTCGACGGGTGCTTTCTCATTGCCGTCGATCCCTGGCCCCAGGGCGCCCGGCTCTGGCTGCGCATGCTGGAATTCGACGACCAGACACCCATCGCGGCGGAGGTCCGCTGGCGCAAGCCGTGGGGGGTGTCGCCGGGCATAGCCGGCGCCGGGGTCAGATTTCTTGAGCTGACGGATGAGCAGAGGAAGTGTGTTGTTGATTTGTGTGAGCAGAATAGGGTGGTAGGCGGTATCTGA
- a CDS encoding trans-sulfuration enzyme family protein, translating to MNIATQAAQIGLDWDTRTGAVTVPIYQTATFRHPGLGQSTGYDYSRSGNPTRQALEEGIARLDGGARGFAYASGMAAIANLLLLFKSGDHLVVTEDLYGGTCRLFDQILVQYGLSFTYVDTSDPEAVRDAIRPETRALFVESLTNPLLKVADIAALSTLCRERGLLCIVDNTFLTPYLLRPLDLGADITVYSGTKYLSGHNDTVSGLVVVKEPALAERVYFLQNSVGAVLGPQDAWLTIRGMKTLSVRLDRQQENAGRIAEWLARHPRVPRVFYPGLPGHPGHELLARQARGFGAMIAFEVDDKALVERLLLKTELISFAESLGGVETLITFPQVQTHADIPPEVRERLGINDVLLRLSVGIEDADDLIADLSRAFA from the coding sequence ATGAACATCGCGACGCAGGCAGCACAGATCGGTCTCGACTGGGATACCCGCACCGGGGCGGTGACGGTACCCATCTACCAGACGGCAACCTTCCGGCATCCGGGATTGGGCCAGAGCACGGGCTACGATTATTCCCGCTCCGGCAACCCCACCCGCCAGGCCCTGGAAGAGGGGATCGCCCGGCTGGACGGCGGCGCCAGGGGATTTGCCTATGCCTCGGGCATGGCTGCCATCGCCAATCTCCTCCTGCTCTTCAAGAGCGGCGACCACCTGGTGGTGACCGAGGACCTCTACGGCGGCACCTGCCGTCTCTTCGACCAGATTCTGGTCCAGTACGGCCTCTCGTTCACCTATGTGGACACGAGCGATCCTGAGGCGGTGCGGGACGCCATCCGTCCCGAGACCAGGGCCCTGTTCGTGGAGTCCCTCACCAACCCGCTCCTCAAGGTCGCCGATATCGCGGCCCTCTCGACCCTCTGCCGCGAGCGGGGGCTGCTTTGTATCGTGGACAACACCTTCCTCACTCCCTATCTTCTGCGGCCCCTGGATCTCGGGGCCGACATCACGGTCTACAGCGGCACCAAGTACCTGTCCGGGCACAACGACACGGTGTCGGGGCTGGTCGTGGTCAAGGAGCCGGCCCTGGCCGAGCGGGTCTACTTCCTCCAGAATTCCGTGGGCGCAGTGCTGGGGCCCCAGGATGCGTGGCTCACCATCCGGGGGATGAAGACCCTGTCGGTGCGACTGGACCGCCAGCAGGAAAACGCCGGCCGGATCGCCGAATGGCTGGCGCGGCATCCGCGGGTGCCACGGGTCTTCTATCCGGGGCTGCCGGGCCATCCGGGCCACGAACTGCTGGCGCGCCAGGCCCGGGGCTTCGGCGCCATGATCGCTTTCGAGGTGGATGATAAGGCTCTGGTGGAGCGTTTGCTCCTCAAGACGGAATTGATATCATTCGCGGAAAGCCTCGGCGGCGTTGAAACCCTGATCACCTTTCCCCAGGTTCAGACCCATGCGGACATCCCGCCGGAGGTTCGGGAGCGGCTCGGCATCAATGACGTGCTCCTGCGCCTTTCGGTGGGGATCGAGGATGCGGACGACCTTATCGCCGACCTGTCCCGGGCATTCGCGTAA
- the gnfK gene encoding nitrogen fixation two-component system sensor histidine kinase GnfK, whose protein sequence is MANALAKYIAEKDPVEGELLELLAFNEKMAELGRMAAGVVHELNTPLSVIVSATQMILREEGLPDFVREMVERVNQEAHRLSDMTKGVLSFTRRDVSDHQEADVNQVLREAMTLLRYEAHKRSIAVIEDLDYRLPFIAADANRAKQVIINLVMNALQAMGEGGKLFIRTSQNGEGGVTVQVTDTGPGIPAELLGHIFTPFFTTKEPGEGTGLGLFITRKLMESVGGAIAVESTVGEGTSFTLTFVAAE, encoded by the coding sequence ATGGCAAATGCGCTTGCGAAGTACATAGCAGAAAAGGACCCTGTCGAGGGCGAGCTGCTGGAGCTTCTTGCATTCAACGAGAAGATGGCCGAGCTCGGCCGGATGGCGGCCGGTGTGGTGCATGAGCTGAACACGCCTCTGTCGGTCATCGTTTCGGCCACCCAGATGATCCTCCGCGAAGAGGGCCTGCCCGATTTCGTACGCGAGATGGTGGAGCGGGTCAACCAGGAAGCCCACCGGCTGTCTGACATGACCAAGGGGGTCCTTTCCTTTACCCGCCGGGACGTAAGCGACCACCAGGAAGCGGACGTGAACCAGGTGCTCCGGGAGGCCATGACCCTGTTGCGTTACGAGGCCCATAAACGCTCTATCGCCGTCATCGAAGATCTGGATTACCGGCTCCCCTTCATTGCCGCCGACGCCAACCGGGCGAAGCAGGTTATCATAAACCTGGTCATGAACGCCCTCCAGGCCATGGGAGAGGGCGGAAAGCTCTTCATTCGCACCAGCCAGAACGGGGAGGGGGGCGTAACGGTGCAGGTGACGGATACGGGTCCCGGCATCCCGGCTGAATTGCTGGGGCATATCTTCACCCCCTTTTTCACCACCAAAGAGCCGGGAGAGGGCACCGGGCTGGGCCTGTTCATTACCCGCAAGCTCATGGAGTCGGTGGGCGGGGCCATCGCGGTGGAAAGCACGGTGGGGGAGGGGACATCCTTTACGCTCACCTTTGTCGCAGCCGAGTGA
- the upp gene encoding uracil phosphoribosyltransferase translates to MGVHELTHPLVRHKIGLMREADISTKKFRELAAELARLLAYEACGDFPLEVRTITGWDGNPVEIEQIKGKKVTVVPILRAGIGMLDGVLDMIPNAKVSVVGLARNEETLEAHTYLEKFVDKLDERLAVILDPMLATGGSMEATISMLKRNGCRQIRVLALVAAPEGLARVTAAHPDVDIYVAAIDRCLNEHGYILPGLGDAGDKIFGTK, encoded by the coding sequence ATGGGCGTTCACGAGCTTACCCACCCGTTAGTCAGGCACAAGATCGGCCTCATGCGCGAGGCGGATATCAGCACCAAGAAATTTCGGGAACTTGCCGCCGAGCTGGCGCGGTTGCTGGCCTACGAGGCGTGCGGCGACTTCCCCCTGGAGGTCCGGACCATCACCGGCTGGGACGGCAACCCGGTGGAGATCGAACAGATCAAGGGGAAGAAGGTGACGGTGGTGCCCATCCTGCGGGCCGGCATCGGCATGCTCGACGGGGTCCTCGACATGATCCCCAACGCCAAGGTGAGCGTGGTGGGACTCGCCCGCAACGAGGAGACCCTCGAAGCACACACCTATCTGGAGAAGTTCGTGGACAAGCTTGACGAACGGCTGGCCGTCATCCTCGACCCGATGCTCGCCACGGGCGGCTCCATGGAGGCAACCATCAGCATGCTCAAGCGCAACGGTTGCCGCCAGATCAGGGTCCTGGCGCTGGTGGCGGCACCCGAGGGGCTCGCCCGGGTCACTGCCGCCCATCCCGATGTGGACATCTACGTGGCGGCCATTGACCGCTGCCTCAACGAACACGGCTACATCCTCCCCGGTCTCGGCGACGCGGGGGACAAGATCTTCGGCACTAAATAA
- a CDS encoding inositol monophosphatase family protein, which yields MTATYLAVAAEAARRAGQLQRERLWTDHDIRYKGEIDLVTEVDQASEELIVAAIRAAFPDHDILAEEQTRETGTSRYRWIVDPLDGTTNYAHGFPWFCVSIALEIDGEVTVGVVYQPVMDELFSAVKGEGAFVNGSPIHVSSRAPLKQCLLATGFPYDRTRDNENNFDNFYRFQFAARAVRRAGAAALDLACVAAGRLDGYWELKLKPWDVAAGFLLVTEAGGRVTTHDGASFSVSEHRILASNGLIHDEMQRVLAAGDTL from the coding sequence ATGACCGCCACGTATCTCGCCGTTGCCGCCGAGGCTGCCCGCCGGGCCGGACAACTCCAGCGCGAGCGTCTCTGGACCGACCACGACATCCGCTACAAGGGGGAGATCGATCTGGTCACCGAGGTTGATCAGGCCAGCGAGGAGCTGATCGTCGCCGCCATCCGCGCCGCGTTCCCCGACCATGACATCCTGGCCGAGGAACAGACCAGGGAGACGGGCACCTCCCGGTATCGCTGGATCGTGGACCCCCTGGACGGCACCACCAACTATGCCCACGGCTTTCCGTGGTTCTGCGTCTCCATTGCCCTTGAAATCGACGGAGAGGTGACCGTCGGCGTGGTCTACCAACCGGTTATGGACGAGCTTTTCTCCGCCGTGAAGGGGGAGGGTGCCTTCGTGAACGGCAGTCCGATCCACGTCTCGTCGCGGGCTCCCCTGAAGCAGTGCCTGCTGGCTACGGGCTTCCCCTATGACCGGACCCGTGACAATGAAAACAACTTCGACAACTTCTACCGCTTCCAGTTTGCCGCCCGCGCCGTGCGCCGAGCCGGCGCCGCGGCCCTCGACCTGGCCTGTGTTGCCGCCGGCAGGCTTGACGGCTACTGGGAGCTCAAGCTCAAGCCGTGGGACGTGGCCGCCGGCTTTCTGCTGGTGACCGAAGCGGGGGGGCGGGTCACCACTCACGACGGCGCATCCTTCTCCGTGTCCGAACATCGCATCCTGGCTTCCAACGGTCTGATCCACGACGAAATGCAGAGGGTGCTGGCGGCGGGAGACACCCTCTAA